One genomic segment of Impatiens glandulifera chromosome 6, dImpGla2.1, whole genome shotgun sequence includes these proteins:
- the LOC124944022 gene encoding pentatricopeptide repeat-containing protein At2g17140-like produces the protein MDYNKTLSRALLKNSNQPRLAWLLFHRIVSASISSNFFTDFLPSVPLLTRILVRAKMFPEIDSLHKLLLLQPLEVSSCCLDKMVPILTESGHSTTAISLFQSYRTQFPCKPPSLFLYNLLISSCLHGNYIDSVFYLYNDMLASGLLTHTSTFNLLIRALCELGCMEDARNLFDKMCEKKCVPTEFTFVVMVRGYSRVGLPAKGLELLDEMKGHGVSPNLLIYNTLIGSFCKQGKNDEAEKLLKRMVEDGLSPNVVTFNSRISSLCNVGSIVEASRIFRDMQLGEDLGLPQPNIITLNLMLKGFCKHGLFEEAKNLVESMKKDDVFTSIESYNIWLSVLVKNEKLLEAQLVLKEMTDKGIKPNSFSFNTIIHGLCRNGMLTDAQNLKEFMLNSGVPPDVVTYSTILQGYCRKGKVVEAKTVLYEMVTNNCFPNNYTFNILLHSLWKEGKSLEVYSLLQKMVKKGYDFDIVTCNIMIHGLCRSGQVEKAIEVVNEMRTNGNASFCDLIGSSSGKKCLPDLISYSTIIGGLCKIGKLDEAKKMFVEMMKEKLVPDSLVYNSFIGSYCRDGKVSSAFRVLKDMERKGLDKSIQTYNSLIFGLGRKGQKFEMYGLIDEMKEGDISPNIFTYNTMIKCLCEDGRIEEATSLLDEMLQRGLFPNISSFGYLIRASCRTGEIGVARELLDIALPMCSNKAAVYRMMFNELVSVGEALEAMLILEAAIGRCNQILGFHYKDLIVKLCEDNELEKAADVLEKMICAGNQIDPASFMPIIDGWLKMGSKHQADLLSKKMLEMASKDEGNQHRRGSDEGELNKYNNWQAILHRDDGSQMGLKTVKGVKKGWGQGSVSSMQP, from the exons AACTACTCCTCTTGCAGCCACTTGAAGTTTCTTCTTGCTGCCTTGACAAAATGGTGCCGATCTTAACAGAGTCAGGTCATTCCACCACGGCCATCTCTCTTTTTCAGTCTTATCGGACCCAGTTCCCTTGCAAACCTCCATCACTTTTTCTGTATAATTTGCTTATATCGTCCTGTCTCCATGGGAACTATATCGACTCTGTTTTTTACTTGTATAATGACATGCTAGCTTCTGGGCTCTTGACACATACTAGTACATTCAACCTGCTTATTCGTGCACTATGTGAATTGGGTTGCATGGAAGATGCTCGGAACCTGTTTGATAAAATGTGTGAAAAGAAATGCGTGCCTACCGAGTTTACTTTTGTAGTTATGGTTCGAGGGTATTCTCGGGTTGGACTTCCCGCCAAAGGATTGGAACTTTTGGATGAAATGAAAGGTCACGGAGTTTCtcctaatttattaatatataatactttaatAGGGAGTTTTTGCAAACAAGGTAAGAATGACGAAGCTGAGAAATTATTGAAGAGGATGGTAGAGGATGGTCTTTCTCCAAATGTTGTTACATTCAATTCCAGAATTTCGTCTCTTTGTAATGTAGGAAGCATTGTGGAAGCTTCCAGAATTTTCAGGGATATGCAATTAGGTGAGGATTTGGGGTTGCCTCAGCCTAATATCATAACACTCAATTTAATGTTGAAGGGATTTTGTAAGCATGGATTGTTTGAAGAAGCGAAGAACCTCGTCGAATCAATGAAAAAAGACGATGTCTTCACTTCCATAGAGAGCTATAACATATGGTTGTCAGTGTTAGTGAAAAATGAGAAACTGTTAGAAGCTCAATTGGTTCTTAAAGAGATGACGGATAAAGGTATAAAGCCAAATTCTTTCTCGTTTAACACAATAATACATGGATTATGCAGAAATGGAATGCTTACTGATGCACAAAATTTGAAGGAGTTTATGTTAAATAGTGGGGTACCTCCTGATGTAGTCACTTATAGCACTATACTACAGGGGTACTGTAGAAAAGGGAAAGTAGTTGAAGCCAAAACTGTTTTATATGAAATGGTGACAAATAACTGCTTCCCAAATAATTACACTTTTAACATATTGTTGCATAGTTTATGGAAAGAAGGGAAATCATTAGAAGTATATTCCTTGCTTCAGAAGATGGTAAAGAAAGGATATGACTTTGACATTGTGACATGTAATATTATGATTCATGGTCTATGCAGAAGTGGACAGGTGGAAAAAGCAATAGAAGTTGTCAATGAGATGCGAACAAATGGAAACGCTTCCTTTTGTGACCTCATTGGTTCCTCTAGTGGAAAGAAGTGCTTGCCTGACTTGATCTCTTATTCCACTATTATTGGCGGCTTATGCAAGATTGGCAAGCTTGATGAagctaaaaaaatgtttgttgaGATGATGAAGGAGAAATTAGTCCCTGATTCTCTTGTTTACAACAGTTTCATTGGCAGTTACTGTAGAGATGGCAAGGTGTCGTCGGCATTTCGTGTGCTGAAGGACATGGAGAGAAAAGGTCTTGACAAAAGCATACAAACGTATAACTCTTTGATATTTGGCTTGGGAAGGAAAGGtcaaaaatttgaaatgtaCGGTTTGATCGATGAAATGAAAGAAGGAGATATATCTCCAAATATTTTCACATACAACACAATGATTAAATGTCTTTGTGAAGACGGGAGAATTGAAGAAGCAACATCTCTCTTAGATGAAATGCTGCAAAGAGGTTTATTCCCCAATATTTCTTCGTTTGGTTATTTGATTAGAGCTTCTTGTAGGACGGGTGAGATTGGAGTTGCGAGGGAGTTGCTTGATATTGCTCTGCCAATGTGTAGCAACAAAGCAGCAGTTTACAGAATGATGTTCAATGAGTTAGTTTCTGTAGGGGAGGCATTGGAAGCTATGTTAATACTGGAAGCTGCAATTGGGAGATGTAATCAGATATTAGGCTTCCACTATAAGGATCTTATTGTTAAACTTTGTGAAGATAATGAGTTGGAAAAAGCTGCGGATGTTTTGGAGAAAATGATATGTGCAGGCAATCAAATTGATCCTGCTTCATTCATGCCAATTATTGATGGCTGGCTTAAAATGGGGAGTAAACACCAGGCTGATTTACTTTCAAAGAAGATGCTGGAAATGGCTTCAAAAGATGAGGGGAATCAACATAGACGGGGTTCAGATGAAGGTGAACTCAATAAGTATAATAATTGGCAAGCAATTTTGCATAG AGATGATGGAAGTCAAATGGGTCTGAAAACTGTTAAGGGAGTAAAGAAAGGATGGGGCCAAGGAAGTGTCTCAAGCATGCAaccctaa